A section of the Engystomops pustulosus chromosome 3, aEngPut4.maternal, whole genome shotgun sequence genome encodes:
- the LOC140121426 gene encoding uncharacterized protein: protein MSDRGSAARSHVSSAASRTSKSSLAAATARAKAEAAKVRAAFAEKELKLKKEKADLEADLAKLAVDMEAAAAEAEAQALEAAVCGTCEGASIKLEPELGHQDVSQRTSEYVLQQAQLDQYLHPLQRVRSNSADDLRQHPVIQSTTLTHHPKHEGNSVYQSPCMQPTSRPMGPYHSVTAFKKEGADKDYFDSNAFYDNCSTNPHHSHAHPDHPLRDQELPPFLKFFARRELLTKGLSKFNDRPESYRAWRASFRNATAGLDLSASEEMDLLVKWLGDESTEHAKRIRDININYPSRGLDMLWERLNECYGSSEMIEESLFKRLEDFPKISNKSFHKLRELSDLLTELQVAKSEGDLLGLTSLDTARGIKFIVQKLPYSLQEKWMNRGSEYKDRHNVQFPPFFFFVDFVRQQAKIRNDPSFDFSTVDLVNPGTGNPALIRNPRGTPITVHKTNVSPDDLSYKNDSIPETSGTLTKDPNTECPLHKKPHSLQNCRSFRNKSLKDRRMFLKENDICYRCCASTSHLARGCTPESATARNTLRLYTQGQHHRFPHHQTVLQSTAGRG, encoded by the coding sequence ATGTCAGACAGAGGATCTGCTGCACGGTCCCATGTCAGCTCAGCGGCTTCAAGGACCTCTAAGAGCAGTCTTGCAGCTGCAACCGCCAGAGCAAAGGCAGAAGCCGCCAAAGTGAGAGCTGCCTTTGCTGAAAAGGAATTGAAATTAAAGAAGGAAAAAGCAGACCTAGAAGCCGACCTTGCAAAACTTGCTGTGGAcatggaagcagcagcagcagaagccgagGCGCAGGCTTTAGAAGCAGCAGTATGCGGCACTTGTGAAGGAGCCAGCATAAAACTTGAACCTGAACTTGGTCATCAGGATGTCTCTCAGCGCACTTCAGAATATGTGCTACAGCAAGCCCAGTTAGACCAGTACCTACATCCACTTCAAAGAGTGAGATCAAACTCTGCTGATGATCTAAGACAACATCCTGTCATTCAGTCAACAACCCTCACACATCACCCTAAGCATGAAGGTAATTCTGTCTACCAATCACCCTGCATGCAACCTACATCCAGACCGATGGGTCCCTACCACTCAGTGACTGCTTTCAAGAAAGAAGGTGCTGACAAAGACTACTTTGACAGCAATGCATTCTATGACAATTGCTCAACTAATCCTCACCACAGCCATGCTCATCCAGATCACCCTCTCAGAGACCAAGAGCTACCACCTTTCCTCAAGTTCTTTGCACGCCGTGAGCTGCTCACCAAAGGTCTCTCAAAATTTAATGACCGGCCTGAAAGTTATAGAGCATGGAGAGCTTCTTTCAGGAATGCCACAGCAGGCCTTGACCTCTCTGCAAGCGAAGAGATGGACCTGTTAGTGAAGTGGCTAGGAGACGAGTCGACAGAGCACGCAAAACGCATCAGAGATATTAACATCAACTACCCGAGCAGAGGCTTGGACATGTTATGGGAGAGACTCAATGAGTGCTACGGTTCCTCAGAGATGATAGAAGAATCCCTCTTTAAAAGGTTAGAGGACTTTCCTAAAATATCAAACAAAAGCTTTCACAAGCTAAGAGAATTGAGTGACCTCTTGACAGAACTACAAGTTGCCAAGTCTGAAGGAGACCTGCTAGGCCTCACGTCCTTAGATACAGCTAGAGGCATCAAATTCATAGTGCAGAAGCTACCTTACAGTTTACAGGAGAAATGGATGAACCGGGGCTCAGAGTACAAAGACAGACACAACGTGCAGTTCCCACCATTCTTCTTTTTTGTAGATTTCGTACGTCAGCAGGCGAAGATCAGGAATGATCCTAGTTTTGACTTTTCCACCGTAGACCTCGTCAACCCAGGCACAGGTAATCCTGCTTTAATTCGTAACCCCAGAGGCACACCTATCACCGTACACAAAACAAATGTATCTCCTGACGATTTATCATATAAGAATGATAGTATACCAGAAACCAGTGGGACACTAACAAAAGACCCAAACACTGAGTGCCCCTTACATAAAAAGCCTCACTCATTGCAGAACTGTAGAAGTTTCAGGAACAAATCTCTTAAGGACCGCAGGATGTTCCTCAAGGAGAATGACATTTGCTACAGGTGTTGTGCATCTACATCTCACTTAGCCAGAGGTTGCACGCCAGAGAGTGCAACAGCCAGGAACACATTACGGCTCTACACCCAGGGCCAGCACCACAGATTCCCTCACCATCAGACAGTACTTCAGAGCACGGCGGGGAGAGGATAG